Proteins co-encoded in one Bremerella sp. TYQ1 genomic window:
- a CDS encoding aminodeoxychorismate/anthranilate synthase component II: protein MILLIDNYDSFTYNLVQRLGEIDPTLDLQVYRNDQIDCATIEKLAPTHLIVSPGPCTPNEAGISVEAISHFAEKLPILGVCLGHQSMGQAFGGTIVRAERLMHGKTDEIHHDGKGLFEGMPNPFIATRYHSLVIKPDTLPDGFEVAAWSVMPNGEKEIMSIRHKSLPLLGLQFHPESFLSETGTDMLRRFLEIQPATSS from the coding sequence ATGATTCTGCTGATCGACAACTACGACTCGTTCACGTACAACCTGGTTCAGCGACTCGGCGAGATCGATCCGACCCTTGATCTCCAAGTTTATCGCAACGACCAGATCGACTGTGCGACGATCGAAAAGCTGGCGCCGACGCATCTGATCGTGTCGCCTGGCCCTTGTACGCCCAACGAGGCCGGCATCTCGGTCGAAGCGATCAGTCACTTTGCTGAGAAGCTGCCGATTCTGGGGGTTTGCCTTGGCCATCAATCGATGGGTCAGGCCTTCGGAGGAACAATCGTTCGTGCCGAACGACTCATGCATGGCAAAACGGACGAAATCCATCACGACGGCAAAGGGCTGTTCGAAGGGATGCCGAATCCTTTCATCGCAACGCGATACCACAGCCTGGTGATTAAGCCTGATACTTTGCCGGATGGTTTTGAAGTCGCTGCGTGGAGTGTGATGCCCAATGGGGAAAAAGAGATCATGTCGATCCGGCACAAATCGTTGCCGCTTCTGGGACTGCAGTTCCATCCCGAAAGTTTTCTCAGCGAAACGGGAACCGACATGCTCCGCCGCTTTCTGGAGATTCAACCCGCTACGAGTTCGTAA
- a CDS encoding response regulator transcription factor: MTSESIVYFVDDDPAARESLLQLARSVGLTAYAYASGEEFLDQVPPDQPGCAVLDIRLPGISGLEVHRRVNQANLPLITIYLSAHADVPTTVQAMKLGAFELFQKPCNTSRLIDAIRQAIEKNQQTFRKHVKRQEADQLLSELSAEETKVLELMFLGRTNQEIADRLQLSLRTVQFRRSSIFRKTNVNSKARLFDMLFDAGWSPKSEIPRPQEAGRQSE; the protein is encoded by the coding sequence ATGACCTCAGAATCGATTGTTTATTTTGTCGACGATGATCCCGCCGCGCGCGAATCGCTCCTGCAACTGGCAAGGTCGGTCGGGCTGACTGCCTACGCCTATGCCTCCGGCGAAGAGTTCCTCGACCAAGTACCACCGGATCAGCCTGGCTGTGCTGTGCTCGATATCCGTTTGCCAGGTATTTCTGGGCTGGAAGTACATCGTCGCGTGAATCAGGCGAACTTGCCGCTGATCACCATCTATCTATCAGCGCATGCCGATGTACCAACAACGGTTCAAGCGATGAAGCTGGGTGCGTTCGAACTATTCCAGAAGCCGTGCAACACAAGCCGTTTGATCGACGCCATTCGTCAGGCGATCGAAAAGAACCAGCAGACGTTCCGCAAGCACGTCAAGCGACAAGAAGCGGATCAACTTCTCAGCGAGCTTTCGGCGGAAGAGACGAAGGTGTTGGAACTGATGTTCCTCGGTCGTACCAATCAAGAGATTGCCGATCGCTTGCAATTGAGCCTCCGAACGGTGCAGTTCCGACGCTCCAGCATTTTCCGCAAGACGAACGTCAACTCGAAGGCCCGATTGTTCGACATGCTATTCGATGCCGGCTGGAGTCCCAAATCGGAAATTCCTCGTCCTCAAGAAGCAGGACGGCAGAGCGAGTAA
- a CDS encoding dienelactone hydrolase family protein translates to MKLLQLSCSALLMMLMLGATLPAAEKETEEKPAAQSEETFDLPNGKEMDFLLYLPKGYEKQEKWPLVLFMHGAGERGDDLSLVKKHGPPKLIENGKEFPFIVVSPQCPKDTWWITEDVVALMRHIMQIHNVDKNRVYVTGLSMGGRGTWQVAGAMGDELAAIAPVCGPSHKEGLEKIALLPIWVFHGAKDPVVKISHSEEMVKLLKDKGNEAKFTIYPEAKHDSWTETYDNEELYEWLLSHELKKSSE, encoded by the coding sequence ATGAAACTTCTGCAACTGTCTTGTTCTGCTTTACTGATGATGTTGATGCTGGGAGCCACTTTGCCGGCCGCCGAGAAAGAAACCGAAGAGAAGCCTGCCGCTCAATCGGAAGAGACGTTTGACCTGCCTAACGGCAAAGAAATGGACTTCCTGCTGTACTTGCCCAAAGGTTACGAAAAGCAAGAGAAATGGCCGCTGGTGTTGTTCATGCATGGTGCCGGCGAACGAGGTGACGATCTTTCCTTGGTCAAGAAGCATGGTCCACCGAAGCTGATCGAGAATGGAAAAGAGTTTCCCTTCATCGTCGTTTCGCCGCAGTGTCCGAAGGATACCTGGTGGATCACGGAAGATGTCGTGGCATTGATGCGACACATTATGCAAATCCACAATGTCGACAAGAACCGCGTTTACGTCACCGGACTAAGCATGGGAGGCCGAGGTACCTGGCAAGTCGCTGGTGCGATGGGAGACGAACTGGCAGCAATCGCCCCGGTTTGTGGACCGTCGCATAAGGAAGGCCTCGAGAAGATTGCGTTGCTGCCGATCTGGGTTTTTCATGGTGCGAAGGATCCTGTCGTGAAGATCTCGCACTCCGAAGAGATGGTCAAGCTGTTGAAGGATAAGGGGAACGAAGCCAAGTTCACCATCTATCCCGAAGCAAAGCATGACAGCTGGACCGAAACTTACGACAACGAAGAGCTGTACGAATGGCTCCTCTCGCATGAACTGAAGAAGTCGAGCGAGTAA
- a CDS encoding diacylglycerol kinase family protein, producing MKICTLFNGRSGGAQAIGPQVKQLAERDAACWIPIDQLPSDQGLVDIVQAEKPDRVILVGGDGTVSRSLATLDSPSDLQFGIVPTGTGNDLARSLDIPLGDVEAAWNLAIDGEAKPMDLVQTSVDEPKLLMNAVTAGIGGVVAEEIQSETKQTYGALAYWMSALSVLSDPPVFRVQLKLDEQEIIEKEVYAFCVANGRCAGGGFVIAPEAKLDDGKIHVTLLPAISTIEMFESGLNFVLTNEDAERRIVTYNAKEVAFESSPEIPCSLDGEKATFDSMKFKILPAARWVVGGPNAAFST from the coding sequence ATGAAAATTTGCACGCTCTTCAACGGCCGATCTGGCGGAGCCCAAGCGATCGGCCCTCAAGTAAAGCAACTTGCCGAACGGGATGCGGCGTGCTGGATTCCCATCGACCAACTCCCCAGCGATCAGGGGTTGGTCGATATCGTTCAGGCCGAAAAGCCTGATCGTGTTATTCTTGTCGGTGGCGACGGAACCGTTTCGCGTTCTCTCGCCACGCTCGACTCGCCGAGCGATCTTCAGTTTGGCATCGTTCCGACAGGCACCGGAAACGATTTGGCCCGTTCCCTGGACATACCGCTAGGCGACGTGGAAGCCGCATGGAATCTGGCCATCGATGGCGAAGCCAAACCGATGGACTTAGTCCAAACGTCTGTCGACGAACCGAAGCTGTTGATGAACGCCGTAACAGCAGGAATCGGGGGAGTCGTCGCCGAAGAGATTCAATCGGAAACCAAGCAAACGTACGGGGCACTCGCCTACTGGATGTCGGCATTGTCGGTGCTTTCCGACCCTCCTGTCTTTCGCGTGCAGTTGAAGCTGGACGAGCAGGAGATCATTGAAAAAGAAGTCTACGCATTCTGTGTCGCCAATGGCCGATGCGCCGGCGGTGGATTTGTGATCGCTCCGGAAGCAAAGCTCGACGATGGCAAGATCCACGTCACCTTGTTGCCGGCCATTTCAACCATCGAGATGTTCGAGTCGGGACTCAACTTCGTCTTGACCAACGAAGACGCCGAACGCCGTATTGTGACTTACAATGCCAAAGAAGTCGCGTTCGAGTCGTCGCCAGAAATTCCCTGCAGTCTCGATGGCGAGAAAGCCACGTTCGATTCAATGAAGTTCAAGATCTTGCCAGCGGCTCGCTGGGTCGTTGGCGGGCCGAACGCCGCGTTCAGCACGTAA
- a CDS encoding ester cyclase, which yields MSQLTELAATWFEEVWNQRNDAAIYDLSGKNARGYAESDVRYFSMDAFKQFRDNVLAAMPDLQIEVEGIIEQHPDVAVRWFLTGTHTGDGFGFPPTRSRVSIRGMTWLRVDENNKFVEGWDCWNQGRMMQIFVGAAQGAPGPDEEDA from the coding sequence GTGAGTCAACTGACCGAATTGGCTGCGACCTGGTTCGAAGAGGTATGGAACCAGCGAAACGATGCCGCCATTTACGATCTCTCAGGCAAGAACGCGCGAGGCTATGCTGAGTCGGACGTCCGCTATTTCAGCATGGATGCATTCAAGCAGTTTCGCGACAACGTCCTCGCCGCGATGCCCGACCTTCAAATCGAAGTTGAAGGGATCATCGAGCAGCATCCCGATGTTGCCGTGCGGTGGTTTCTAACCGGTACGCATACCGGCGATGGCTTTGGCTTTCCGCCGACACGCTCTCGCGTTTCCATTCGTGGCATGACTTGGCTGCGTGTCGACGAGAACAACAAGTTTGTCGAAGGCTGGGACTGCTGGAACCAAGGGCGAATGATGCAGATCTTCGTTGGTGCTGCCCAAGGGGCTCCTGGTCCTGACGAAGAGGATGCCTAG
- a CDS encoding DUF1080 domain-containing protein — protein sequence MKLHRLFGLSLLLLLTCVVALPAEEKEATEKKGEWIQLFNGKDLTGWIPKIRYQEAGEDPAKTFRVEDGLLTVSYADGYEDGFNETFGHLFYEKPFSNYRLRLEYRFIGDQCKDGPGWAFRNSGVMIHGESAEDMGKDQNFPASIEVQLLGGREQGSRPTANLCTPGTHVVMNDKLFKPHCINSSSETYRGDQWVTCEIEVHGNGTIKHIMDGKTVLEYEKAQLDPGNGSISEEAHTKALIEKNGGDVMLSGGTISLQSESHPVQFRKVEIMLLDE from the coding sequence ATGAAATTGCATCGCTTGTTTGGTCTGTCGTTGTTGCTCTTGCTGACGTGCGTGGTCGCATTGCCTGCTGAGGAAAAAGAAGCAACTGAGAAGAAGGGGGAATGGATTCAGCTGTTCAACGGCAAAGACCTGACCGGATGGATTCCTAAAATCCGCTATCAGGAAGCTGGTGAAGATCCGGCCAAGACGTTCCGCGTGGAAGATGGTCTGCTGACCGTCTCCTACGCCGATGGCTATGAAGATGGTTTCAACGAAACGTTCGGCCACTTGTTCTACGAAAAGCCGTTCAGCAACTACCGCCTGCGTCTCGAATACCGCTTCATTGGCGATCAATGCAAAGATGGCCCCGGCTGGGCATTCCGTAACAGCGGCGTAATGATCCATGGCGAGTCGGCCGAAGACATGGGCAAAGACCAGAACTTCCCCGCTTCCATCGAAGTGCAACTGCTCGGCGGCCGCGAACAAGGATCGCGTCCTACGGCAAACCTCTGCACGCCAGGCACGCACGTCGTGATGAACGACAAGCTGTTCAAGCCTCACTGCATCAACAGCTCGTCGGAAACCTACCGTGGCGATCAATGGGTGACCTGCGAGATCGAAGTTCACGGCAACGGTACGATTAAGCACATCATGGATGGCAAGACCGTTTTAGAATACGAGAAAGCTCAGCTCGACCCGGGCAACGGTTCGATCTCGGAAGAAGCTCACACCAAGGCGCTGATCGAAAAGAATGGCGGCGACGTGATGCTCTCCGGCGGGACGATCTCGCTGCAATCGGAAAGCCATCCGGTTCAATTCCGTAAAGTGGAAATCATGCTGCTGGACGAATAG
- the lnt gene encoding apolipoprotein N-acyltransferase, producing MLGYSVTSALLLALAFPPFNLSLLGWIAPIGWLLLVRTPLLPQRSYRIIYLSGFMFWLTVLFGVGNAHWATRLFGWPVLCGYLACYTPLFVAISRTIVHRANVPLPIVAPIVWTALEYVRAYFATGFSMAMLGHTQVELIGFIQISEIVGAYGVSFVVMVSASCGAMLVAEKNWHTTASSQTSRKVRLTWLLVGLAVVTAANFYGVYLYGNTNIAEKLEREDSAEGGKVARIGLVQGSIDTVFGDPTQSSRTFEQYSAITDQLVKDHPNLDLIIWPETTMGDHMVFELGSDYAPPADLPIDANEHRKRITDRSSGFQRFLKDLAVNRWQAPLLLGTSTLRFGNQRLDHFNTAIYVGPEGTIETKYDKMHPVMFGEYVPLGDYFPFVYDWLPIGGGLTPGQGPIAVDVKGVSLVPCICFENTVPQLVAAQVRELHEQGQKVDALVTLTNDGWFWGSSILDLHLTCARFRAVENRRPMLVAANTGITAQIDSTGQLVQFAPVRQTSFVVTDMFPTKRSLSLYTRYGDWFAAACLVLTIIGASIGVAIRYTRRRPPLQGGNQSQSKGDVSDV from the coding sequence GTGCTGGGATATTCTGTTACCAGTGCCCTGTTACTCGCGCTGGCGTTTCCCCCGTTCAATCTTTCGCTGCTCGGCTGGATCGCCCCCATTGGCTGGCTGTTGCTTGTACGGACTCCGTTGCTTCCGCAACGATCGTATAGGATTATCTACCTGTCTGGGTTCATGTTCTGGCTGACCGTCCTTTTCGGCGTCGGCAATGCTCACTGGGCGACGCGCTTATTCGGTTGGCCGGTGCTGTGCGGATACCTGGCTTGTTATACGCCGCTGTTCGTGGCGATCAGTCGAACAATCGTCCATCGTGCCAACGTGCCCCTGCCGATTGTCGCGCCGATTGTCTGGACGGCACTCGAATATGTTCGCGCTTACTTCGCCACCGGCTTTTCAATGGCCATGCTGGGTCATACCCAAGTGGAGCTCATCGGGTTTATTCAGATCTCCGAAATCGTCGGTGCGTACGGGGTATCCTTCGTGGTGATGGTTTCGGCATCGTGCGGCGCCATGTTGGTCGCAGAAAAGAATTGGCACACCACCGCATCAAGTCAGACAAGTCGAAAAGTCCGGTTAACTTGGCTTCTCGTTGGTCTTGCGGTCGTAACGGCAGCGAATTTCTACGGCGTTTACTTGTATGGCAATACAAACATCGCTGAGAAACTAGAACGAGAAGATTCCGCAGAGGGTGGAAAAGTCGCTCGCATTGGTCTCGTCCAAGGTTCCATCGACACCGTCTTCGGCGATCCGACTCAGTCGTCGCGAACCTTCGAGCAATACTCGGCCATTACCGATCAACTAGTGAAAGATCATCCCAATCTCGATTTGATCATTTGGCCCGAAACCACCATGGGCGATCACATGGTCTTCGAGCTTGGGAGCGACTACGCACCGCCGGCCGACTTGCCGATCGATGCGAACGAGCATCGTAAGCGAATCACCGATCGTTCCAGCGGCTTCCAACGATTCTTGAAAGACCTGGCCGTGAATCGATGGCAGGCCCCATTGCTGTTGGGTACCTCGACGCTGCGTTTCGGCAACCAGCGATTGGATCACTTCAACACAGCCATCTACGTCGGACCAGAAGGAACGATCGAGACCAAGTACGACAAAATGCACCCGGTGATGTTCGGCGAATACGTCCCGCTGGGCGACTATTTTCCATTCGTCTACGATTGGCTGCCGATCGGTGGTGGATTGACGCCAGGTCAGGGGCCAATTGCTGTCGATGTCAAAGGAGTCTCGCTGGTTCCCTGCATCTGTTTTGAGAACACCGTTCCGCAGTTGGTCGCCGCCCAAGTACGCGAACTTCACGAACAAGGTCAGAAAGTCGATGCCCTTGTCACGTTGACCAACGATGGCTGGTTCTGGGGTTCGAGCATCTTAGATTTGCACTTAACATGTGCCCGCTTTCGCGCGGTGGAAAACCGCCGGCCGATGTTAGTCGCAGCCAACACCGGCATTACGGCCCAGATTGATTCCACAGGTCAGCTCGTCCAATTCGCGCCGGTTCGACAGACAAGCTTCGTCGTGACGGATATGTTTCCTACCAAGCGATCTTTGTCACTGTACACGCGATACGGCGATTGGTTCGCCGCCGCGTGTCTGGTTTTAACGATTATCGGGGCGTCAATTGGCGTCGCGATTCGTTACACCAGACGCCGACCCCCTCTGCAAGGAGGCAATCAATCTCAAAGCAAGGGGGACGTAAGCGATGTTTGA
- a CDS encoding adenylate/guanylate cyclase domain-containing protein: MARGGSIDRHFEKLRLPVMQDPQSKPNDSQTPPGVLLSIFVGGKQQPIFDDQLGQEVFELPIKDRLIIGRQDVTKGDPTPFRMVSYTDHRKLIVTRYQQREVSRRSLDLMPDTSGHYLRVANIGTHEVQLSPSAEGGIAHQQVRTLVTDQLTQQPIRLLIGHNVAVQLSGVGGPSQHEFPEENPNKISQSVADVALMMRQSRMADGYATPIGPSSADVERILSAVSTVLEKAASSPDFFSSAAENVCKLGNFDSCSYLGLDAMANQWQCEATWPSAEVKEPQTPNFNSQALEYIWTNRKTWSTPPTVGESKLPERVVVTPVVSHDSVVGALYASKRPGRLGDDAMAECEVKFVEVIRDCLTVGLERLKKEQEAAKHQVCLAQFFPPGIAERIIYDETLLETREENITVLFCDIRGFSTISSALGSVQTLKWLREVLGELSESVIRHHGVLLEYVGDELVAMWGAPDEQPDHADLACLAAIDMVGKLDRLNQAWSDRIPDHLMPFGVTIGINTGDCVVGKKGTEYKYMWGPLGPTVNVASRVQGATKQFCPKGDDRESDGVFYPPEILITEETRLALGTSMAMRFLGSIKVVNILEPIKVHELAARRSNTWNQLRQNYEKAYQQFEQRNFLDALNTLDVIAKVEDCHTDGPSKCLRDRALRLLQNPSLVGTEHPVWLLDQK, translated from the coding sequence ATGGCCAGGGGCGGATCCATCGATCGACACTTTGAGAAGCTTCGTCTGCCGGTAATGCAAGATCCTCAATCCAAACCAAACGATTCTCAAACGCCACCAGGTGTTTTGCTGAGTATCTTCGTCGGCGGTAAGCAGCAGCCGATCTTCGACGATCAATTGGGACAAGAGGTATTTGAGCTGCCCATCAAAGATCGGCTGATCATTGGGCGGCAAGATGTCACCAAGGGCGATCCCACCCCGTTCCGCATGGTTTCGTACACCGACCATCGGAAGCTGATTGTCACGCGTTACCAACAGCGCGAAGTGTCGCGTCGTTCTCTCGATTTGATGCCTGACACAAGCGGACACTATCTGCGTGTGGCGAACATTGGTACGCATGAAGTTCAACTTTCTCCATCCGCCGAAGGGGGCATAGCCCATCAGCAAGTTCGCACACTTGTTACCGACCAACTAACCCAGCAGCCGATTCGATTGTTGATTGGGCATAACGTTGCCGTACAGCTCAGCGGAGTTGGTGGACCCTCTCAACACGAATTTCCAGAAGAGAACCCCAACAAGATCTCCCAAAGCGTGGCTGATGTCGCGCTGATGATGCGACAAAGTCGCATGGCAGACGGTTACGCAACGCCGATCGGACCGTCGAGTGCGGATGTCGAACGCATTCTCAGCGCCGTAAGTACCGTGTTGGAAAAAGCAGCCAGCTCGCCTGACTTCTTTTCGTCGGCTGCCGAGAATGTTTGCAAACTGGGAAACTTCGATTCTTGTTCTTACTTGGGCCTCGACGCAATGGCCAACCAATGGCAATGCGAAGCGACATGGCCTTCAGCTGAAGTGAAAGAGCCTCAAACACCCAACTTCAATAGCCAGGCATTGGAATACATCTGGACCAATCGCAAAACCTGGTCGACACCGCCGACCGTTGGCGAATCGAAACTTCCCGAACGTGTCGTCGTTACTCCGGTCGTCTCCCATGACAGCGTTGTGGGTGCGTTGTATGCCTCGAAACGACCGGGGCGTTTGGGTGATGACGCCATGGCGGAATGCGAAGTCAAGTTTGTCGAGGTCATCCGCGACTGCTTAACGGTCGGACTAGAACGACTCAAAAAAGAACAAGAGGCGGCGAAGCATCAAGTTTGCCTGGCTCAGTTCTTTCCACCAGGCATTGCCGAGCGGATCATTTATGATGAAACGCTATTGGAAACGCGTGAAGAGAACATCACGGTCTTGTTCTGCGACATTCGCGGTTTTAGCACGATTAGTTCCGCACTTGGTTCGGTGCAAACATTGAAATGGCTCCGCGAAGTCCTTGGCGAACTGTCGGAAAGTGTTATTCGTCATCATGGTGTTCTGCTGGAGTATGTCGGCGACGAGTTGGTCGCCATGTGGGGCGCACCCGACGAGCAGCCAGACCATGCCGATCTGGCCTGCCTGGCGGCGATTGATATGGTGGGCAAGCTCGACCGTCTCAATCAAGCCTGGTCCGATCGCATCCCCGACCATCTTATGCCGTTCGGTGTGACCATCGGCATCAACACCGGCGATTGTGTCGTGGGCAAAAAAGGAACCGAGTACAAATACATGTGGGGGCCACTCGGTCCCACGGTCAACGTGGCCAGCCGCGTTCAAGGAGCGACCAAACAATTTTGTCCGAAAGGGGATGACCGCGAATCGGATGGTGTCTTCTATCCGCCAGAAATTTTGATCACGGAAGAAACCCGATTGGCACTCGGCACAAGCATGGCCATGCGTTTCCTTGGATCGATCAAAGTCGTCAACATTCTGGAACCGATCAAAGTCCACGAACTCGCAGCCCGGCGGTCGAATACATGGAACCAACTACGGCAGAACTACGAGAAGGCCTATCAACAGTTCGAGCAGCGAAACTTCTTAGATGCTCTTAACACGCTGGATGTTATTGCCAAAGTCGAAGACTGCCACACCGATGGACCGTCGAAATGCCTTCGCGATCGGGCATTGCGTCTACTGCAGAACCCAAGCCTGGTCGGAACCGAGCATCCTGTCTGGCTACTCGATCAGAAGTAG
- the glp gene encoding gephyrin-like molybdotransferase Glp, whose amino-acid sequence MLSVTEALAEVARHAFQLPTHECPAMEALGAALAEDLISPVESPAFDKAMMDGFALIAADTAGGNTNLEIVEEITAGNTSKEAIQSGMAARIMTGAPMPDGADSVVMVEETQIDSENVDRVHVLQSVKQGSHVLKRGGLLSKGQVVIPAGSIIRPIEVGILADLAGGKAKVRRRPTVAIISTGDELVEAHEEPGPGQIRNTNGPMLAAMVEEAGGKAIRLGIVRDNREALTEAITEGLKADILLISGGMSVGVKDFGPTLLAEQGVEKVFHKVQLKPGKPLWFGKQASGESPTLVFGLPGNPVSSLVCFHLFVRSAMSALVGRTSDSPFVPGFLLTRDFVNPGNRPVFFPAFACRKEGAGATIAPLDWKGSADLATLAKANALACFDANSQYEAGQFISAVMV is encoded by the coding sequence ATGCTTTCCGTCACTGAGGCACTCGCAGAAGTCGCTCGCCACGCGTTTCAACTTCCCACCCACGAATGCCCCGCGATGGAAGCCCTTGGTGCGGCCCTCGCCGAGGATTTGATCAGCCCCGTCGAATCTCCCGCCTTCGATAAAGCCATGATGGATGGCTTTGCCCTAATCGCCGCTGATACAGCAGGGGGCAACACAAATCTCGAGATTGTCGAAGAAATCACCGCCGGCAACACTTCGAAGGAAGCCATTCAATCGGGAATGGCGGCCCGCATTATGACTGGCGCCCCCATGCCGGACGGTGCCGATAGCGTGGTGATGGTCGAAGAGACGCAGATCGACTCGGAAAATGTCGACCGCGTACATGTGCTTCAATCGGTCAAGCAAGGAAGTCATGTTCTCAAGCGAGGCGGACTTCTTTCCAAAGGGCAAGTCGTCATCCCGGCCGGATCGATTATTCGCCCGATTGAAGTGGGTATCTTGGCGGATCTTGCTGGCGGAAAAGCCAAAGTTCGTCGTCGACCGACCGTAGCGATCATCTCGACTGGAGATGAGCTTGTCGAAGCGCACGAAGAACCTGGCCCTGGCCAAATCCGCAACACAAATGGTCCCATGCTGGCTGCCATGGTTGAAGAAGCAGGCGGCAAAGCAATTCGACTTGGCATCGTCCGCGACAACCGAGAAGCGCTGACCGAAGCCATCACCGAAGGTCTGAAAGCAGACATCCTGCTAATCTCCGGCGGAATGTCGGTCGGCGTGAAGGACTTTGGCCCTACGTTGCTGGCAGAGCAGGGGGTCGAGAAGGTCTTTCATAAAGTCCAATTGAAGCCTGGAAAGCCGCTTTGGTTCGGCAAGCAGGCAAGTGGCGAGAGCCCGACACTCGTGTTTGGTCTTCCAGGCAATCCGGTCAGTAGTCTGGTCTGTTTTCACTTGTTTGTCCGCAGTGCGATGAGCGCGTTGGTTGGCCGAACGAGCGACTCTCCATTTGTTCCTGGATTCCTGCTGACGCGGGATTTCGTAAATCCAGGCAACCGACCGGTCTTCTTTCCGGCGTTCGCTTGCCGAAAAGAAGGCGCCGGAGCAACAATTGCTCCACTCGATTGGAAGGGCTCCGCCGACTTGGCGACGTTAGCTAAAGCCAATGCACTGGCCTGTTTCGATGCCAATAGCCAGTACGAAGCTGGACAATTCATCTCGGCTGTGATGGTGTAA
- a CDS encoding LysR family transcriptional regulator has protein sequence MEIHQLRYFVAVAELENFTRAAEQCHVTQPSLSQQIAKLERELGTRLLDRLGRTVVLTDSGKELLPRARRILKEVDSAEGWFKKPEGPEAVSLRVGALPTIAPFQLPHIIQHFRQEMPQVTLTLVEDYTDHLLDRLFKGTLDVAILALPIEDTRLQVEPLFREALMVALPPDHPLADKPSLSFNQVRQEPFVLLHEVHCLGEQIIGFCRQQEFQPHVVCESAQISTIQELIRLGVGISLIPEMAIDPNDDQCVYLPIRKIQPYRTIAAAWNRHRTITPPQNLLMDILRREDASNTA, from the coding sequence ATGGAAATCCACCAGCTGCGATACTTCGTTGCCGTTGCCGAATTAGAGAACTTTACTCGCGCCGCCGAGCAGTGCCACGTTACGCAACCATCGCTCAGTCAACAGATCGCGAAGCTGGAACGCGAACTAGGTACCCGTTTGCTCGATCGCCTAGGTCGCACCGTGGTACTGACAGATTCTGGCAAAGAACTTCTGCCGCGTGCTCGACGAATTCTGAAGGAAGTCGATTCCGCCGAAGGTTGGTTCAAGAAACCGGAAGGACCGGAAGCGGTCAGCTTACGCGTGGGCGCACTGCCGACAATTGCTCCCTTTCAGCTGCCGCACATCATCCAGCATTTCCGCCAAGAGATGCCCCAAGTCACTCTGACACTGGTCGAAGACTACACCGACCATTTGCTGGACCGGCTTTTTAAAGGAACGCTTGATGTCGCGATATTGGCGTTGCCGATCGAAGACACTCGCCTGCAAGTCGAACCATTGTTTCGCGAAGCGTTGATGGTTGCATTGCCACCAGATCATCCGCTGGCCGATAAGCCATCGCTCTCCTTCAACCAGGTTCGCCAGGAACCATTTGTCCTGCTGCATGAAGTCCATTGTCTGGGTGAACAGATCATTGGTTTTTGCCGGCAGCAAGAGTTTCAGCCGCACGTGGTTTGCGAAAGTGCTCAGATCTCGACGATTCAGGAGTTGATCCGACTGGGAGTCGGTATTTCGCTGATTCCAGAAATGGCGATCGACCCTAACGACGACCAGTGTGTCTATCTGCCGATTCGAAAGATTCAGCCCTATCGGACAATCGCAGCCGCTTGGAATCGCCACCGCACGATTACCCCACCACAGAATCTATTGATGGACATTCTTCGCCGCGAAGATGCATCTAATACGGCTTAA